TTAGATTATTATGTTGTGTAAAAAAATCTCGCTCCATCTAGATAAACCTGGACTGAATACCTGTAAATATCGATTGAAACATTTATCAACTGTTTCTCTGTTATTTACATCAAGTATTCAAGCGCTCAAGGACTCAAGGAGATGGGCGAGATCTTTTGTATGAGATTCTTTTCTAGAATCTCAACTCTATCTATTCAACTCTCTATTGCTCTCTTAAATACTAGTATTAAGACGACGGAGAAGTTCACTCGCTTCTGCAGGCGGATAGTTTTGGACAATATTTAATGCGCGTGGAGCGATACGATCCCCTTGTACCGCAGCTTGTTGGAAGAGGCTACGAGCTTTCTCATAGTCAGCGGGGAAGTCAGCTCTATTTTGTGTATAGAGCATACCTAAGCGATAAGCAGCATGTGGTTGGGTCGGCGCAGCAAGTTGATAGTAGTGTGCCGCTGCCGGAATATTAACAATTGTTCCTTGTCCTGCTTCTAACATTGTTCCTGCGTTAAGTGCAGCTCTACTATTCCCTGCTTGTGCAGATCTTTGGAAGTAGTTGAGTGCAAGTTCTGGGTTTTTGG
This Ignatzschineria indica DNA region includes the following protein-coding sequences:
- a CDS encoding tetratricopeptide repeat protein, which codes for MIKRTLAPILLATLLTGCLSLNNSTTQSSTPKQISPEHIEKMRTLSASELPQYADHGDMYAQYYLGNKYAQGAEVPQDLTKAKYYWEKAAEQGNANALYNLGMIYYSGQGAAKNPELALNYFQRSAQAGNSRAALNAGTMLEAGQGTIVNIPAAAHYYQLAAPTQPHAAYRLGMLYTQNRADFPADYEKARSLFQQAAVQGDRIAPRALNIVQNYPPAEASELLRRLNTSI